A single Pseudoalteromonas phenolica DNA region contains:
- a CDS encoding ATP-grasp domain-containing protein — translation MTKKTSLPKIGLLYLDYVLRFFDKSNFKGWPDKIEQVTYHWGNDKARFIAEVKRKKIDVLIGNIPATAYETFRDIARALPEVRFLPSLDSQFSNKSKENVTHFCRKYDLPIPHTEIFYIPEKAQSYLASATYPKIIKRSYGPSNYGGYFVHKVDSYEEAQSLLSEKRYYPVYVQDFVPMEADIRVMLIGHKPVCAFWRRPPEGEWLTNTSQGGSMDYQGIPKSVLDLATKTSKAANAEYWACDIALGKDGKLRILECATAFAAFPYIRDWIGQYLMWLLGEGRFHKPNIPIYNWEELGKIDARFLRTMRHIGFSTYTPSQDCGELFTDMTEQRYPIFDTQYRAGEEWPSEIWNLQDNFKLPAKVVPASAMQPVPGSDEVMSETDLPNVAFDESQIRAMLGEVKGVGDKMIDDILATFGATGVVEALNTEPEQLCVVKNLKAKKLEKIVDHWHAFTKA, via the coding sequence ATGACGAAGAAAACCTCACTGCCAAAAATCGGTCTGCTTTATTTAGACTATGTACTGCGCTTTTTTGATAAATCTAACTTTAAAGGTTGGCCCGATAAAATTGAGCAAGTGACCTATCATTGGGGTAATGACAAAGCCCGCTTTATTGCAGAAGTGAAACGCAAAAAAATCGACGTGTTAATCGGTAATATTCCAGCTACGGCGTACGAGACATTTCGCGACATTGCCCGTGCTCTACCTGAAGTACGTTTTTTACCATCGTTAGATAGTCAGTTTTCCAATAAATCAAAAGAAAATGTGACGCACTTTTGCCGTAAATACGATTTACCTATCCCACATACGGAAATTTTTTATATTCCTGAAAAAGCGCAGTCTTACCTTGCCTCTGCGACTTACCCGAAGATCATTAAACGCTCTTACGGCCCATCGAATTATGGTGGTTACTTTGTCCATAAGGTAGACAGCTACGAGGAAGCGCAGAGTCTGTTGAGTGAAAAACGTTATTACCCCGTGTACGTACAAGATTTTGTCCCTATGGAAGCAGATATTCGAGTCATGTTAATTGGTCACAAACCTGTTTGTGCGTTTTGGCGTCGTCCGCCTGAAGGGGAGTGGCTGACTAACACCAGTCAGGGCGGCAGCATGGACTACCAAGGTATTCCAAAGTCAGTGCTTGATTTAGCGACTAAAACCTCAAAAGCGGCGAATGCAGAATATTGGGCTTGTGATATCGCGCTAGGAAAAGATGGAAAACTACGCATTTTAGAGTGTGCGACTGCCTTTGCAGCCTTTCCTTATATTCGTGATTGGATTGGCCAATATTTGATGTGGCTATTGGGCGAAGGACGTTTTCATAAACCAAATATTCCTATTTATAACTGGGAAGAGTTGGGCAAAATCGATGCACGCTTTCTGCGTACTATGCGCCATATTGGTTTTTCTACATATACGCCAAGCCAAGACTGCGGCGAATTATTTACCGATATGACAGAGCAAAGATATCCAATCTTTGATACTCAATACCGCGCGGGTGAAGAGTGGCCGAGTGAGATCTGGAATCTACAAGATAACTTTAAGTTGCCAGCCAAAGTGGTGCCTGCGTCAGCTATGCAACCAGTGCCGGGTAGTGATGAAGTCATGTCTGAAACAGATTTGCCGAATGTGGCATTTGATGAGTCACAAATTCGCGCCATGCTGGGTGAAGTCAAAGGCGTGGGTGACAAAATGATTGATGACATCTTAGCGACGTTTGGCGCAACTGGTGTGGTTGAGGCTTTAAATACTGAGCCTGAACAGCTATGTGTTGTTAAAAATCTCAAAGCGAAAAAGCTAGAGAAAATCGTCGATCACTGGCACGCCTTTACAAAAGCATAA
- a CDS encoding ABC transporter permease gives MNLASLAFKSSWNRKSSVLLTLFTIAISVMLLLSIERVRQEAKSSFANTISGTDLIVGARTGDIQLLLSSVFRIGHANNAVQWQSYEYIKQQRGVAWTIPISLGDSHKGHAVLGTDSSYFTHFRYGKKQMLAFEHGRAFHNGREVVLGSDVAKKLNYHLGEQIVISHGMGNTSFHHHDDNPMTIVGILKPTGTPVDRTVHVPLIAIDEMHGSGHNASPRMIGKAINKPPNESVHSHDEHKHEDHDHHSHDDHSHGEHEHDDHSHGEHQHKTHQLVESEPGDLIGEPKQITAFLMGFDSPLYTLQVRRNINQYKGEPLLAIMPGVTLRELWGMLDIVEKILLLFSIVVVIISLLGMLTTLLATLNQRRRELAILRSVGARPWHIFSLLTSEAVIITLLGCLLGTTLFFVAILLAQPVLQTQFGISLSLSMLSSYEVKLLGAIMLAGTVMGLFPALRAYYYSLSDGMSIKV, from the coding sequence ATGAACCTAGCATCTCTGGCTTTCAAAAGCAGTTGGAATCGTAAATCGAGCGTACTACTCACTTTGTTCACCATCGCCATCAGTGTGATGCTGCTACTCTCGATAGAGCGAGTAAGACAAGAAGCAAAAAGCAGCTTCGCCAATACCATTTCTGGTACAGATTTAATTGTCGGTGCGCGCACGGGCGACATACAGCTTTTGCTCTCAAGTGTATTTCGAATAGGTCATGCCAACAATGCTGTGCAGTGGCAAAGCTATGAATACATTAAACAGCAACGCGGTGTGGCATGGACTATTCCGATAAGCCTTGGTGATAGCCACAAGGGACATGCGGTATTAGGCACAGATAGCAGCTACTTCACCCATTTCCGTTACGGGAAAAAGCAAATGCTGGCATTTGAACATGGTCGCGCATTTCATAATGGTCGCGAAGTAGTTCTCGGCAGCGATGTGGCGAAAAAGCTCAACTACCATCTCGGAGAACAAATCGTGATTTCTCATGGTATGGGTAACACCAGTTTTCACCATCATGATGATAATCCAATGACCATAGTCGGTATTTTAAAGCCGACCGGCACGCCAGTTGACCGAACTGTACATGTGCCACTTATCGCCATCGATGAAATGCATGGTTCTGGTCATAACGCTTCGCCGCGCATGATTGGAAAGGCGATTAATAAACCACCAAACGAATCAGTTCATTCTCATGATGAGCATAAGCATGAAGATCATGATCATCACTCACATGACGACCACAGTCATGGCGAGCATGAGCATGACGACCATAGTCATGGCGAGCATCAGCATAAAACTCACCAACTTGTTGAAAGTGAACCGGGCGATTTAATTGGTGAGCCAAAGCAAATCACTGCGTTTCTAATGGGTTTTGATTCACCTCTTTATACTTTGCAAGTTCGTCGTAATATCAACCAATATAAAGGCGAGCCACTGCTGGCCATTATGCCCGGCGTCACCTTGCGCGAACTGTGGGGCATGTTAGATATTGTCGAAAAAATCTTATTGCTGTTTTCAATCGTGGTGGTGATCATCAGCTTACTCGGTATGCTGACAACCTTACTCGCAACGCTTAATCAAAGACGTCGTGAGCTGGCCATTCTGCGATCTGTCGGCGCACGCCCTTGGCATATTTTCAGTTTGCTAACCAGTGAAGCGGTGATCATCACGCTACTCGGTTGCCTGCTCGGCACGACATTATTCTTTGTGGCAATCTTGCTAGCGCAACCTGTGTTACAGACACAGTTTGGTATTAGCTTGTCGCTTTCTATGCTCAGCAGCTATGAAGTTAAGCTATTGGGCGCTATTATGCTGGCTGGCACTGTGATGGGGCTCTTCCCTGCATTGCGCGCCTATTATTATTCACTCAGCGACGGTATGAGTATTAAAGTTTAA
- a CDS encoding EAL domain-containing protein, with amino-acid sequence MSTTLKQRIILLCVGLVLLTAITSLVSFWWSTNQYNDKQVQQGIKVAQNVYQQYLKAKERLLVTASTVLTADFGFKQAVASRDQDTIQSALFNHSNRIDADLMLLMDLKGNVIASNKEGLVLPKNSQTLMRKLLSNGKESTFIVIGDQLYQTIILPVKAPRTIALSVVGFAVNETIAKELKELTGVEMSFISHATGLKASSIELPNEQSDLLAFIHGQTTTRWLSDYPVFISAEVPLPALSSNPISVILSANLTEQYDEFDQLVLSIILLSCGTIVLGFLTSGFLANNLTTPLQHLTEMAKRFSKGDYSAGLTDHSPSKEICELVDAFQEMGEDIQAREKQIRFQAQHDHLTGFYNRSAALERLSKKLKSNPTLYLIAIDIRGLRHINDKLGPRVGDDCIRAVAKRIEEVTKDSNGLHARIGGDEFLVVMEPTVGSTVEACVAKLNQALVKSYMIRNLDISLRFSMGVVIYPEQADNPEDLVRRTLIAVDTAAQDSHEIYYYQDGEDEEHLARLKLIDELKQALTNDDGQLFMAYQPKLNLKTQQIDKVEALIRWHKPDGQWVSPELFIDLAEQSGLIVDLTQWVVSTVVKQVAEWQQQGISMKAAINVSAQDIAHDDFFPHLEAELSRFKVPPALITVELTERDMIENEEKGIAALKALKALGVMISLDDYGVGQTSLGRLKMLPIDELKLDKVFILKLDESQQDQHIVQSTITLGHQLGFSVVAEGVENLASLNLLDQMQCDYAQGYYLSKPLPSAEFLNWLGDYHQAG; translated from the coding sequence ATGAGCACCACTTTAAAACAACGTATTATTTTACTGTGTGTCGGGCTTGTATTGCTTACGGCAATCACAAGCTTAGTAAGCTTCTGGTGGTCGACAAATCAATATAACGATAAACAAGTGCAACAAGGTATTAAAGTTGCGCAAAACGTTTATCAACAATACCTAAAAGCCAAGGAACGTTTATTAGTAACCGCATCTACGGTATTAACGGCTGATTTTGGTTTCAAACAAGCTGTGGCGAGTCGCGATCAAGACACTATTCAAAGTGCATTATTTAATCATAGTAACCGCATTGATGCAGATCTGATGCTGTTGATGGATCTAAAAGGCAATGTCATTGCGTCTAACAAAGAAGGATTGGTGTTACCAAAAAATAGTCAGACTCTGATGAGAAAGCTACTTAGTAATGGTAAAGAGTCAACTTTCATTGTGATAGGTGATCAGTTATACCAAACCATTATTCTGCCAGTTAAAGCGCCAAGAACGATCGCTCTAAGTGTGGTTGGATTTGCCGTTAACGAAACAATAGCGAAAGAGTTAAAAGAGTTAACTGGCGTAGAGATGAGTTTTATTTCTCACGCGACAGGTCTAAAAGCCAGTTCAATAGAGCTACCAAATGAACAGAGCGATCTTCTAGCCTTCATTCATGGTCAGACAACAACACGCTGGCTTTCTGACTACCCGGTTTTTATAAGTGCCGAAGTGCCTTTGCCTGCTTTATCGAGTAATCCCATTAGCGTTATTCTCAGTGCAAACCTAACAGAGCAATACGACGAATTTGATCAGCTAGTATTAAGCATCATTTTATTGTCGTGCGGTACTATAGTGCTTGGTTTCTTAACCAGCGGATTTTTAGCAAATAACTTGACGACCCCACTTCAGCATTTGACTGAGATGGCAAAGCGCTTCTCAAAAGGGGACTATAGTGCGGGTTTAACGGATCACAGTCCAAGTAAGGAGATCTGTGAGTTAGTAGATGCTTTCCAAGAAATGGGTGAAGACATTCAAGCTCGTGAGAAGCAAATTCGCTTTCAAGCTCAGCACGACCATTTAACGGGCTTTTATAATCGCTCTGCGGCCCTAGAGCGCCTTTCGAAAAAGTTAAAAAGCAATCCTACCTTGTATTTAATTGCGATTGATATACGAGGTTTACGCCACATCAATGACAAGCTAGGTCCTAGAGTTGGTGATGATTGTATTCGCGCGGTTGCTAAGCGAATTGAAGAAGTTACTAAAGACTCTAATGGTTTACATGCACGGATTGGTGGCGATGAGTTTTTAGTGGTTATGGAGCCAACAGTGGGGAGTACTGTTGAAGCCTGTGTCGCTAAGCTTAATCAAGCGTTAGTAAAAAGCTACATGATCCGTAATTTAGATATATCGCTGCGCTTTAGTATGGGGGTGGTGATTTATCCCGAGCAGGCTGATAACCCCGAAGACTTGGTGCGTAGAACCTTGATAGCAGTCGATACGGCAGCGCAAGATAGTCATGAAATTTATTATTATCAAGATGGTGAAGACGAAGAGCACTTAGCCCGACTCAAATTGATTGATGAATTAAAGCAGGCACTTACGAATGATGATGGGCAATTGTTTATGGCCTATCAACCAAAGTTAAACTTGAAAACTCAACAAATTGATAAAGTCGAAGCGCTGATCCGTTGGCATAAACCTGATGGTCAATGGGTATCGCCAGAGCTATTTATTGATCTTGCTGAACAATCAGGTTTGATTGTTGATTTGACACAGTGGGTTGTTTCGACGGTAGTAAAACAGGTCGCAGAGTGGCAGCAGCAAGGTATTTCGATGAAAGCAGCGATTAATGTGTCAGCACAAGATATTGCCCATGATGACTTTTTCCCGCATTTAGAGGCTGAATTATCACGTTTCAAAGTACCGCCTGCATTAATCACCGTGGAGCTCACAGAACGCGATATGATAGAAAATGAAGAGAAGGGCATCGCTGCACTTAAAGCCTTAAAAGCACTCGGGGTGATGATTTCATTGGACGACTATGGAGTAGGTCAAACCTCGCTGGGGCGCCTTAAAATGCTACCAATTGATGAGTTAAAATTAGATAAAGTATTTATCCTAAAACTTGATGAATCGCAGCAAGATCAACACATCGTACAGTCAACAATCACGCTTGGTCATCAATTAGGCTTTTCTGTGGTTGCAGAGGGGGTTGAAAACTTAGCATCGTTAAACCTACTCGATCAAATGCAATGTGATTATGCTCAGGGGTATTATCTCAGTAAGCCACTACCTTCGGCTGAATTCCTGAATTGGTTAGGGGATTATCATCAGGCTGGGTAG
- a CDS encoding M14 family zinc carboxypeptidase, which produces MKIQYASYQDTIDFLQKAMSEHPHLIRLQSIGETWEGRPIMLVTLSLDVTYADDKPALLYTGTIHAREWIGNELAIKFIQYVIDNYRFNPKLQTALTRNTLYMVPCLNPDGFEYSRNHFSFWRKNRRNNGDGTFGVDLNRNFDAKFMRNSNTQSNTYGGPHAFSEPETCAIRDFVEKRSNICIALDYHSQGNVFFPAHKFNHEVEIEGTDLNVLCANMNNEIKKVTGRQYGIHRGKPPAQLIHGSGREYYYRKGIIATVVEVGTRNIPDYMKNMAQSVAENIPAVAYALGEAINYSNLAPARVPDFTIKQVGHDSVELEWEYEQREDIYFELYRAEHNKSPCNEANLVAITKSLSFTDTQLESGQFYFYNIRAVDKVTKIKSPFSPELRLKTLLAEHQCSRTLFPAKEQVGYLSANYQQKARERFGYNSMFIGVDKKRGTSVGVVVFDLANIPEGSHIDRAEFFLYPMNRVNAKIEKYGEWSISVLDPNQIDNIYDYSAICEAPALHTLGQTIESDKMTQGIWLKWSFNGVERDLISQLLDDQKLILRLQGPTSLPLGNDSQVMQFDIGYGPFGSGLHYRPNLELVYQLPEQSLKLTPNSCNTIYQEKVIADSLCSGFDDQGEIVYGQMAFEHQHELEPEKTVFTQACLTLYSQNSLPSSKDVRFTVELVELKDVDFKHVKQRQKIEYIGYEVSNAQLKERTAHDFMFDSYSLKELARLHQTQTPYYFVIRATAESQAKNALIEWSNAELNIRYINRRNQALPAPTELQAQVENGVVKLTWQNPESDDFVGCFVVRNCFHPPRSPFDGVKLYGGPDEYTLDNFGNPDIAKYYAVFSYDHAPNYSEPAAVYYLSNNKE; this is translated from the coding sequence ATGAAAATACAATACGCGTCGTATCAAGACACCATCGACTTTTTGCAAAAAGCGATGAGTGAACATCCGCATTTAATACGTCTACAAAGTATCGGTGAAACTTGGGAGGGCAGGCCCATTATGCTGGTTACTTTGTCATTAGATGTCACCTATGCGGATGACAAACCCGCGTTATTGTATACGGGCACCATTCACGCTCGGGAATGGATAGGGAATGAGTTAGCGATTAAGTTTATTCAGTATGTCATAGACAATTATCGCTTTAACCCTAAGTTACAAACAGCGTTAACACGAAACACGCTGTATATGGTGCCCTGCCTAAACCCTGACGGCTTTGAGTACTCGCGTAATCACTTTTCATTTTGGCGTAAAAACCGCCGCAATAATGGCGATGGCACTTTTGGAGTGGATCTTAACCGCAACTTTGACGCTAAATTCATGCGAAACAGTAATACGCAATCGAACACTTACGGTGGTCCGCATGCGTTTTCAGAGCCTGAAACCTGCGCCATTCGTGACTTCGTCGAAAAGCGCAGTAACATTTGTATTGCCCTTGACTACCATTCACAGGGGAATGTGTTCTTTCCGGCTCATAAGTTTAATCATGAAGTTGAGATTGAAGGCACAGATTTAAATGTGTTGTGTGCCAACATGAACAACGAGATTAAAAAGGTCACGGGGCGCCAGTATGGTATTCATCGTGGCAAGCCGCCAGCACAGCTTATTCATGGCAGTGGTCGCGAGTATTACTATCGCAAAGGGATTATTGCCACTGTGGTCGAGGTAGGGACCCGCAACATTCCTGATTATATGAAGAATATGGCGCAAAGCGTGGCCGAGAATATTCCAGCGGTTGCCTATGCTTTGGGTGAAGCCATTAACTACTCAAACCTTGCGCCTGCAAGAGTGCCTGATTTCACTATTAAGCAAGTGGGTCACGATAGTGTGGAGTTAGAGTGGGAATATGAGCAGCGAGAAGATATTTATTTTGAGTTATACCGCGCTGAACATAATAAAAGCCCCTGCAATGAAGCCAACTTAGTGGCAATTACCAAGTCATTGTCGTTCACCGATACACAACTAGAAAGCGGACAGTTTTATTTTTACAACATCCGTGCTGTCGATAAAGTCACAAAAATTAAATCGCCGTTTAGTCCAGAACTGCGTTTAAAAACCTTGTTGGCAGAGCATCAATGTAGCCGAACGTTATTCCCAGCCAAAGAGCAAGTTGGGTATTTAAGTGCTAACTATCAGCAAAAGGCACGCGAGCGCTTTGGTTATAACTCGATGTTTATTGGTGTCGATAAAAAGCGTGGCACGAGCGTGGGTGTCGTGGTATTCGATTTGGCGAATATCCCAGAAGGCTCGCATATCGATCGGGCGGAATTTTTCCTATATCCGATGAATCGGGTGAATGCGAAAATAGAGAAGTATGGCGAATGGTCTATATCGGTGCTCGATCCAAACCAAATCGATAACATTTATGACTACAGTGCCATTTGTGAGGCGCCAGCTTTGCATACGCTGGGGCAAACGATTGAGTCAGATAAGATGACCCAAGGTATTTGGCTTAAATGGTCGTTTAATGGCGTCGAGCGAGATTTGATCTCTCAACTGTTAGACGATCAAAAACTGATCTTACGCCTGCAAGGCCCAACCAGTTTACCGCTAGGTAATGACTCACAAGTAATGCAATTCGACATTGGCTATGGGCCATTTGGTAGCGGCTTACATTATCGCCCTAACTTAGAGCTGGTCTATCAATTACCAGAGCAAAGCTTAAAACTGACGCCAAACAGCTGTAATACTATTTATCAAGAGAAAGTGATTGCGGATAGCTTATGTTCTGGTTTCGACGACCAAGGTGAAATCGTCTACGGGCAAATGGCATTTGAGCATCAACATGAGTTAGAGCCAGAGAAAACCGTGTTCACCCAAGCTTGCTTAACCTTGTACAGCCAAAACTCACTGCCATCGAGCAAAGACGTACGCTTTACCGTAGAGTTGGTGGAGTTAAAAGACGTCGACTTTAAACACGTTAAACAGCGTCAGAAAATCGAATATATCGGCTATGAAGTAAGTAATGCCCAACTTAAAGAGCGCACCGCACACGACTTTATGTTTGACAGCTACAGCTTGAAAGAACTGGCGCGTTTGCATCAAACACAAACCCCATATTACTTCGTTATTCGAGCTACAGCTGAGTCACAGGCTAAAAATGCGTTAATTGAGTGGAGTAATGCTGAGTTAAATATTCGTTATATAAACCGTCGTAATCAAGCTTTACCCGCGCCAACAGAGTTACAAGCACAGGTTGAAAATGGGGTGGTAAAACTAACTTGGCAAAACCCAGAGAGTGATGATTTTGTCGGCTGTTTTGTGGTGCGAAATTGCTTCCACCCACCGCGTTCTCCGTTTGATGGTGTAAAGCTATACGGTGGGCCAGATGAATATACGCTCGATAATTTTGGTAACCCTGATATTGCTAAATATTATGCGGTGTTTAGTTACGACCATGCGCCAAACTATTCAGAGCCCGCGGCGGTGTATTATTTGAGTAATAACAAAGAGTGA
- a CDS encoding ABC transporter ATP-binding protein gives MIEINNLVFSWPKHPAPTLDITELTISQGERIFLHGPSGSGKSTLLGLLAGINAIQTGDIKILDTQMRQLSAAKRDQFRADHIGTIFQNFNLLPFLDPIENVMLGCQYSKMRKSKLTQSLQQSAIDLLENLGIDHTLQAKSVSELSIGQQQRVAAARAFIGQPELIIADEPTSALDADSREAFIETLFNQAEKYQATILFVSHDHSLAQLFDRKVSLHEINGAAQ, from the coding sequence ATGATTGAGATAAACAACCTCGTATTTAGCTGGCCTAAACACCCCGCCCCTACGCTAGATATTACTGAGTTAACAATTAGCCAAGGCGAACGGATTTTTTTACATGGCCCAAGTGGCAGTGGTAAATCGACCCTGCTCGGATTATTAGCAGGTATTAATGCCATTCAAACGGGTGATATTAAAATTTTAGATACGCAAATGCGCCAACTCTCAGCCGCAAAACGAGATCAATTTAGGGCCGACCATATTGGGACTATTTTTCAAAACTTTAATTTGCTGCCATTTCTAGACCCTATTGAAAACGTCATGCTTGGCTGCCAATACTCTAAAATGCGAAAAAGCAAACTCACTCAATCTTTACAGCAAAGCGCTATTGATTTGCTAGAAAATTTAGGGATAGACCACACTTTACAAGCCAAATCAGTCAGTGAATTAAGTATCGGTCAACAACAGCGAGTGGCTGCTGCACGGGCATTTATTGGTCAGCCAGAGCTTATCATTGCCGATGAACCGACTTCAGCACTTGATGCCGACAGCCGTGAAGCCTTTATTGAAACCTTGTTTAACCAAGCAGAAAAATACCAAGCTACCATTTTATTTGTCAGTCACGACCACAGCTTGGCGCAGCTATTCGATAGAAAAGTGAGTTTGCATGAGATTAACGGAGCGGCACAATGA
- a CDS encoding ATP-grasp domain-containing protein, with product MAAPHVGIWMYENGGGKAIEQKLVHALAERGIQTSTGLNLRDARAQGGSIMCNGIAMEKLDTFLSYNAGQQTQYQLYLYQTLSETIPTLNNYNAFSIAEDKFRTSHLLSSQGIVTPDYRLCHKNDMDGLKSAIRDFGGKLVYKPTDGWGGVGIVKIDSEQALDMLMPFLSRTDLRYFYVERFINYDNTDYRIDIVDGKCVGCYGRKAPKDDWKTNITSGGSVFVREPSDEVVDIAVKATKTLGLEIAGVDLIYDREREEYVVLEVNTIPAFATPEQEALGINFNHSKISAMVELIDKTVQRKLSLQSAKVA from the coding sequence GTGGCAGCACCTCATGTAGGCATTTGGATGTACGAAAATGGTGGCGGTAAAGCCATCGAGCAAAAGCTAGTTCACGCATTGGCTGAGCGAGGCATTCAAACCTCAACAGGCTTAAATTTGAGAGATGCTAGAGCGCAAGGCGGCTCAATTATGTGTAATGGCATCGCCATGGAAAAGTTAGATACGTTTTTAAGCTATAACGCAGGGCAGCAAACTCAGTATCAGCTTTATTTGTATCAAACATTGAGCGAAACCATTCCGACGCTCAATAACTACAACGCTTTCTCAATTGCTGAAGATAAATTCCGCACCTCTCACTTACTTAGCTCGCAAGGCATCGTAACGCCAGATTACCGTTTATGTCACAAGAACGACATGGACGGCTTGAAGTCAGCCATCCGCGACTTCGGTGGCAAATTGGTTTACAAACCAACCGACGGCTGGGGTGGTGTTGGCATAGTAAAAATTGACTCTGAGCAGGCGCTCGACATGCTAATGCCCTTTTTAAGCCGCACCGACTTACGTTACTTCTACGTAGAGCGCTTTATCAATTATGACAACACCGACTATCGCATTGACATTGTCGATGGCAAATGTGTGGGCTGTTATGGCCGTAAGGCACCGAAAGACGATTGGAAAACCAACATTACTAGCGGTGGCTCTGTATTCGTGCGCGAGCCAAGTGACGAAGTGGTCGATATTGCAGTTAAAGCCACAAAAACACTCGGGTTAGAGATAGCAGGTGTTGACCTTATTTACGACCGAGAGCGAGAAGAATATGTGGTGCTTGAAGTGAATACCATTCCTGCTTTTGCCACGCCAGAACAAGAAGCGCTGGGGATTAATTTTAATCACAGCAAAATCTCGGCCATGGTCGAGCTGATAGACAAAACCGTACAACGCAAACTTTCACTGCAATCTGCCAAGGTGGCTTAA
- a CDS encoding DUF3299 domain-containing protein: protein MKLFSLCFALCFSALSFAQAPKEIFWEDLIPQGHVQISNQDAASHDGADQNWVQPDLDAPVVTALDGQSVSLPGFVVPLEGDSEVITEFLLVPYFGACIHVPPPPPNQIVHVKIKNGVPIESLYDAITVTGIIKVETWSGELAQTGYTMQAVGVAPFEL from the coding sequence ATGAAATTATTTTCACTCTGCTTTGCTTTGTGCTTTAGTGCACTGAGTTTTGCCCAAGCACCGAAAGAAATTTTTTGGGAAGACTTAATCCCACAAGGTCATGTGCAAATTAGTAATCAAGATGCAGCCAGCCACGATGGCGCAGATCAAAACTGGGTGCAACCAGACTTAGACGCCCCGGTGGTAACAGCATTAGATGGTCAGTCAGTGAGTTTGCCGGGTTTTGTTGTACCCCTTGAAGGTGACAGCGAAGTGATCACTGAGTTTTTATTAGTGCCGTATTTTGGCGCGTGTATTCATGTGCCACCGCCGCCACCAAATCAGATCGTCCATGTAAAAATCAAAAACGGTGTGCCAATCGAAAGTTTATACGATGCAATCACAGTCACAGGGATTATCAAAGTTGAGACTTGGAGTGGCGAATTAGCGCAAACCGGTTACACCATGCAAGCTGTGGGTGTGGCACCATTTGAGCTTTAA
- a CDS encoding phosphoribosylaminoimidazolesuccinocarboxamide synthase — MSSYKVLEVNDDLPIRTKGAVHSGKVRSVYWLTDEDSARLIEEKGYDVPKGTELAIMVISDRISAFDCIWQGENGLNGVPGKGIALNSVASHWFKLFDQAGLAGNHIVDIPHPYVWIVRKASTVRVEAIARQYITGSMWRDYSKGVRNFCGIELPEGLEANQKLDEVLITPSTKGIITDVPEVPPVDDVNITRKNITDNLAAFNFKSEADVAQYEKLLTEGFALISKELAELDQIFVDTKFEFGYVEQTDGTEQLIYIDEVGTPDSSRIWDGPAFRDGKVIENSKEGFRQLLINNVPDSDVLLNKDRMPEREQLAQDYKLPVDVMMSVSDTYVGIASKIVGRELTIPADPRAEVISILDSEYGLID; from the coding sequence ATGAGTAGCTACAAAGTTTTAGAAGTGAATGATGATCTACCGATCCGCACAAAAGGTGCCGTTCACAGTGGTAAAGTTCGTTCAGTTTATTGGTTAACCGACGAAGACAGTGCGCGTTTAATCGAAGAAAAAGGTTACGATGTACCTAAAGGTACGGAGTTGGCGATCATGGTAATTTCTGATCGTATTTCTGCGTTTGACTGCATTTGGCAGGGCGAAAATGGCTTAAATGGTGTACCAGGCAAGGGTATTGCACTAAACAGCGTGGCATCACACTGGTTTAAGTTATTCGATCAAGCAGGTCTTGCGGGCAACCACATTGTAGACATTCCTCACCCTTATGTGTGGATCGTGCGTAAAGCAAGCACGGTACGTGTTGAAGCGATTGCGCGTCAGTACATTACAGGCAGCATGTGGCGTGATTACAGTAAAGGCGTGCGCAACTTCTGTGGTATTGAGCTACCTGAAGGGCTTGAAGCCAACCAAAAGTTAGATGAAGTACTGATCACTCCGTCTACAAAAGGCATTATCACTGACGTACCAGAAGTACCACCAGTGGATGATGTCAACATCACACGTAAAAACATCACAGATAACCTAGCTGCATTTAACTTCAAATCAGAAGCTGATGTGGCTCAGTACGAAAAGCTATTAACAGAAGGCTTTGCATTGATCAGCAAAGAACTTGCTGAGCTTGATCAGATCTTTGTTGATACCAAGTTTGAGTTTGGCTACGTAGAGCAAACTGATGGCACAGAACAGCTAATTTACATTGATGAAGTGGGTACGCCTGATTCATCTCGTATTTGGGATGGCCCAGCTTTCCGTGATGGTAAAGTAATCGAAAACTCGAAAGAAGGTTTCCGTCAGTTACTAATCAATAACGTGCCAGACAGCGATGTATTGCTTAATAAAGACAGAATGCCTGAGCGTGAGCAACTGGCACAAGATTACAAGCTACCTGTAGATGTGATGATGTCAGTATCAGACACTTATGTAGGTATTGCGAGTAAGATTGTTGGTCGAGAGTTAACAATTCCTGCTGATCCGCGTGCAGAAGTGATTTCTATCCTTGATAGTGAATATGGCCTTATCGATTAA